A stretch of DNA from Henriciella sp. AS95:
AACAGTTTGGACTGATAACGGTTTCCATAGTCGCAGAGCATGGTCACAATTGTGTGGCCGGGCCCGAGTTCCTTTGCAAGTCGAACCGCGCCGGCAATGTTTATTCCCGCGGACCCACCCAGGCACAGTCCTTCCTCCTGAATGAGGTCATAGAGGATGTTCAACGCTTCAGTGTCACTGCACCGATAGGCGTGATCTATCTCGAGGCCTTCAAGGTTCTTCGTGATGCGCCCCTGACCGATACCTTCGGTGATCGAGGTGCCTTCTGATTTGAGCTCGCCAGTCTTGTAGTATTGGTAAAGTGCCGCGCCACCTGGGTCGGCAAGACCAATCTTCACGTCCTTCTTCTTTTCTCGTAACGCCTGGGCCACACCAGCAAGTGTTCCCCCCGAACCGACCGCGCAAATGAAACCGTCAACTTTACCGTCTAGCTGTGACCAGATTTCCTGGCCTGTCGTTTCGTAATGCGCTTGTCGATTGGCAACATTATCGAACTGATTGGCCCAAATGGCACCATTTGGTTCGGTCTTGGCGAGGTCTTCTGCAAGCCGTCCCGAATAGCGGGCGTAATTGTTGGGGTTGGCGTATGGAACTGCGTCCACTTCGATGAGCTTGGCGCCGAGAAGTCTGACGGCGCTCTTCTTTTCTTCACTTTGAGTGCGCGGCATCACAATCGTGACCTTGTAGCCGAGCGCACTACCAACCAGCGCAAGTCCGATCCCGGTGTTACCCGCAGTGCCCTCGACAATCGTCCCGCCCGGTTGAAGCAAGCCATTACGCTCAGCGTCGCGGACGATGCCCAACGCTGCACGATCTTTGACAGACTGTCCGGGATTAAGGAACTCGGCTTTGCCTAGAATGGTGCAACCCGTTTGTTCGGATACCTTCCTAAGTTTGATCAGTGGCGTATCGCCGATTGCCCCTAGGACAGAATTCAACACCATTTCGAGTTCTCCAATCCTGGTCTCGTGTACCTGCGTCGTATCTGACTGACAACATGGCAGCCAGTGATCCAATCGCAAGCCGCACACGTAACTAAATTGATTAGAATTTCTGGATGCTGACCGTAAATGACTCAACAGGATACATATCAGGCTTTCATGCTCGACTATGTCGCCGGGGCTCTGTCTCCCGCCATGCGTACGGCTGCAACGCTGCACCGGCTCATGACCTCAGAAGGGGACGAAGCTGCTGAACTCTGGGAAATTACCCGGGCAGAGCTTCTCCGACAGTCTGAACAGGGCTCAGAAGATGTATCATTCGATCCCGATATAGAGGCTGCGCTGAGCTTAATTCACACCGACTACGACGAAGTGTCCTGGAGACGCGGCGTATCGGGCGTTCACTACTCACCTCGCACGACGACGGGCGGTCAGCTAATGCACCTGAAGCCCGGGCAGAGTTTGTTCACGCACGGCCATTCGGCCCTCGAAGCCACGGTTGTGCTTGAGGGTGTATTTGAAGACGGCTTGGGCACCTACGTGCCGGGCGATATTGTTCTCGCAACGCCCGGCCTTCGACACCGTCCCGCAGCGGGCGGGAACAGTGCATGCACCTGTTACGTTGCGAAAGAGTCCACTAAATTCTGGAGACTGACATGATCAGAATGATCGCTTCCGCGTCTGCCGTCGCTTTAATGTGTGGTCCGGCTTTGGCCGACGATGCAGCCCCATCGTCGATGAGTGCGCCTGTAGCGGCGTCTGCCCCGTCCGTTTGGCAACCCGAGGATGGAGACCGAATTCGTTTTTCCGTGCTACGCAAGGGCAAGGATTTCGGAACCCACACAGTTGATTTCGACGTCACAGACGATGGCTCATTTACCGCCACAACGAATGTCGAGCTAAGAGCCGGTCTCGGGCCGATCACCATGTTCAAGTATGAGTTGACGTCTTCAGAAACCTGGAAAGACGGCCAGCTGGTTGCAGTTCGCGGCCAAACAAACGATGACGGCGACAAGGAAAGCGTCAGCGCAGAGCTGAAGAATGGTCAATTGTCTGTCAGCGGTACCGCTTATGAGGGCCCTGCGCCAGCAGGGATCGTGGCCTCCAGCCACTGGAATATTCATGAAGCGTATAGCTCTGCCTTATTGTCCACGGAGAACGGTGAGATTCTCGATACTGACGTTACGCGGATCGGCACTGACGTTCTGACGATCGACGGGCAGTCTGTCGAAGCCACGCATTACCGGCTGGTGTCGGACCTGACGGTGGACCTTTGGTATGACGAACAGAACCGCTGGGTGAAGCTTGGTTTCAAAGCTCGCGGGCAGCAAATCGATTACGTTCTCGAAGAGCTCTATTGATCAGGCGCGGGACACCTGAAACTGACCGACATTGATGCGGCCATTGCTGAAACCAGCCTCGCAATAGCTTAGATAATACCGCCACATCCGGCGGAAACGTTCATCAAAACCCATAGCTTGAATACGCGACCAGGCATCTTCAAATCTTTCAGCCCAGATCTTCAGTGTTCTGGCATAGTCCTGCCCGAAATAGTGCACGCCATCGTAGCGGAGCGACGCATCGGTGAAGCTCGTCTTCAGTGCCGCTTCGCTCGGTAGCATGCCGCCCGGAAAGATGTAGCGCTGGATGAAGTCAGCGCGTTTGCGGTACTTGGGAAACAGATCGTCCTGGATCGTGATTATCTGCAGAGCGGCCTTCGCGTCCGGCTTCAGGCATTCGTACACCTTGTTGAAAAAGCTTGGCCAGTACGATTCGCCGACCGCTTCGAACATCTCAATAGAAGCAATCCCGTCATAGCGGCCTTCATGATCACGATAGTCCTGAAGCCGAATGTCCACGAGATCGGACAGACCCTCTCGTTCCATGCGCTCAATCGCGAATTCGCGTTGGGCCTCTGAAATGGTGAGGCAAGTGACACGGCTTCCGTGGGTCTTTGCCAAATGCTCGGCGAAACCGCCCCAGCCGCATCCGATTTCCAGCACATGGCTACTCGGACCTGCGCCGATGAGCTTTGCGATATGTTCGTACTTTGCCGCCTGAGCCTGTTCGAGATCCATGTTCGGCCGATCAAACAGGCCCGACGAATACGTCATCGAGCGGTCTAGCCACGACGCGTAGAATTCGTTGCCGAGGTCGTAATGGGCCATAATGTTGCGGCGTGCGCCCGACCGGCTGTTCCTGTTAAAGATGTGGCGCACTTTGTTGATGGCTCTCACCACAGAGCCACCGACCGCGAGTTTCCCCGCAGATTCGAAGTTCGCGGAGAAGTATTCGAGCAAAGCGGTCAGGTCAGGCGTCGACCATTCCTCGTCCATGTAACTTTCAGCAAATCCGACGTCTCCGCCAGCGAGGGCGCGTTTTGCGAACCCATAGTCATGAACTTCCACAACAGCGCTTGGACCTGGCTCTGGCCCCTGAAACTGGATTGAACGGCCATCAGGCAGATCAAACCGGATCGACCCTCTCTCGCTTCTCAGAAGCATAAGTCCAGCCAGCCTGAAACTGGCCGGTGTGTCTTTCATATTTCGAACCGTTGCCCCGGTCGCTTTGATTACGTTTTTCTGGTCGGTCATGCTGCACGCCTATTCCCGCTTTCGCCGTTCGCCTTGGCGACAGTCGTTGAATGCTGAGGCCCCTGTGGCTTGGGACGATATTTGGCTCCACGGATCCACAGTTTGAACGCTTGCCAATGAATAGCAAAAGTTACGCCGAAGGTCGAAACCGGACGCGCGATGGCGGCTTTCCAGAGCCTCAAATCGGTCGCGTCGACTGCTTTCGTTGCCAAGGATGCCATATGGACCGGTGTTTCATCCTTGATGGTCGTGATACCGAGCCGCAGCTCATCGTCTGCCAACTGGAATGAAAATTGGTAGGTCCCGTCCACATCGAAGAATGGCGACACATGAAATTGCTTGGACGCGTTGTGCCGACTCCATTTGCCGTCTAGTGCGGCCACATAGTTGTGACGTTCTCCAAAGGTGTTGCGGACTTCGTAAATGATACCGGTTGGGGCCCCCTCAAAGTAGGCAACCCAGAGCGAAATAGGCGCAAATTTGTAGTTCAGATGCCGGGGAAAGGTGATCAGTCTGATTTGATGCTCAGCGGCATCAATATCAGCCTTCTCAAATTCGGCCTCAGCCCACGCCCGTAGTGATTGTCGGCCGCAGCTCCCGTGCTCCGCTGTTCGCAAAGAGAAGAGGTTGGATTTGTTGATGCTGAAGCGCTTGCATTGGTCCTCAGCCTCATCCAGCCGATCGACGTCAACGTCGATCATGAAAACGCCGTAGCGGAATCCAGATTGGAAAGGCGCAAAGCGTTTATGGGACGTATGCCCATAGTGCAGTTTGAGAGCAGGGGGCATGTTCATGACAGCGCTTGTGATGCCGCTGCCTCCCTTCGCTTGATGCGTGCTGGAAGGGGAACTGTTTCAACACCTTCAGCAGCCCACTCGACTTCGCCGCCCAGCGATAATGCAGCGCGTAGCCCGCTTTTCAATCCATCCTCATGAAAGCCGGAACCAAGCCATGCACCGGCAAACCAGATGCCGTCTTCGCCTTGCTTTCGCTCAAGCGAGCGTTTCGCGGCGTCAGCAGCGGCATCAAACTGCGGGTGATCGAATGTCACCTTCGCAAATGTTTGGTGGCCAGCGGGAGGGATATCCGGATTGAGCGTTACAAACAAAGGCTTATCGACGGGAAGGTTTTGTAGTCGGTTCATCCAGTAGGTCAGGCAAATAGACGTTTCATCAGACTGGTCGCCCATGACATTCCAGCTCGCCCAAGCGGCCCGTCGCCGCGGCATGTAGGAGCTGTCGCGATGCAGGTAGATGTCGTTAGGGCGGTACTTGATCGAACGAAGCAGGAAACGCTGTTGGTCGCATCGTTCCGAGAGTAGATTCAACGCCTGGTCTGAATGCACGGCAAGAATGATATCATCGAAGACCTGGTCCGGCGCATTCTGAAACTCGACACGGACCTTCTCGCCAAAGGGCGAAATACACTTGACCGGCATCGAGAGTTTGAGACGATCGCCCAGTTGATCAACCATCTTGTCGACATAGGATTTGGAGCCGCCTGTAACGGTTCGCCATTTTGGACGCTCACGGTGCATCAAGCGATGGTTTTCGAAGAATCGGAAGAAACTCAAAGCCGGGTAGCGCAGGATTTCGCCCGGGGGTGTAGACCAGATCGCCCCGCCCATGGGCAGGATATAGTTGTCTTGAAAGTCCTTACTGAAACCGTGCTGGTCCAGCCAGAAGCCCAGGCTTTCAGCTTGAATTGAGCCATTGGCGAGTTCGGCGCGCGCAATGTCGTTGAACCGAAGGATTGTCCGCCAGAAGCGGTGAAAGCGGGGACGAAGCAGGTTCCTTTTCCGGGCGAATATGCCGCTAGTCGTCGACGCCCACTCAAATCCATCAGGATTGGAAACGGCAAAGCTCATATCACTCGCTTCGGTGGCAACGTCCAGTTCATTGAAGAAGCCGGTGAGGTTCGGGTAATTCAGGCCGTTATACACGATGAATCCCATATCAACGGCCATGGGCTCACCGTCATAGTCTATGGAGACAGTATGCGCGTGTCCGCCAGCGCGAGACCGCGCTTCGAAGACGGTTACATCTGCGGTGTTCCGGAGTGCGTAGGCCGCACCCAACCCGCTTATACCGGAGCCGATGATAGCAATTTTTTTCATGCGGTTTCCTGTTGCTTCTTCAAGGTATCCCACGCGTCCAACGCCCGTTCCCGGCCTTCAGAATGCTCGATCATCGGTTCGGGGTATGTTTCGCCAAGCTTAACGCTGGCGTTCGAAAGAATGGACTTATCGGCGGCCCATGGTTCGTGGAGGTATTTGTCCGGCAGGTCCTTCAATTCCGGGCACCATTTGCGAACGTAAGAACCGGTCTCATCAAATTTTTGCCCCTGAGTGATTGGATTGAAGACCCGAAAATAGGGGGAAGCGTCTGCGCCAGAACCGGCAGTCCATTGCCAACCGGCAGAATTCGAAGCGGGATCAGCATCAACCAGTGTATCCCAGAACCAGGTCTCGCCGTCCTGCCAGGGAACCAGCAAGTGCTTGGTTAGAAAGGACGCGACAATCATTCGTACGCGATTGTGCATCCATCCAATGTGCCAGAGCTGACGCATTCCGGCGTCGACGATCGGATAGCCAGTCTGTCCATTTTGCCAGCGCTCCAGGCGCGAAGCATTTGAACGCCAGGGCATGTCGTCAAATTTGTCATTGTAATTTTTCCAGGTCATTTCCGGATTATAATACAAGAGGACGTAAGAGAATTCCCGCCATACGACTTCAGACAGAAAGGTCCACGCACTGTCGTCCTGTTTGAAACCATGGCTGATTTTCGACATCACCGAGCGCCAAATCTGCGCTGGACTGATTTCGCCGAATGAAAGGTGTGGAGACAGCCCTGAAGTCCCATTGGCGACATCGGGTCGATTTCGGGCTGATTTGTAGTCGCGAAGGCCGTCGTCCAGAAATTCCGAGAGCCGATTGGCTGCGCCCGACTCGCCCGGTTCCCATTCGTCTTCGAAGCCCGTTGACCAATCCGGACTTGATGGGTGAAGCCCCCAATCTTCGATACGATCGCTCTCAATTCCTTGTCCGCTGAGCGAACCAGGGGCGGGTAGGGCGTCCGGGGCTTCGTAGCAGTCTTTCATGGCTCGCCAGTAAGGGGTGAACACCTTGTAGTAGCCGCCGGCACCGGTCTTGATCGTCCACGGCTCCGTGAGCAGCATGGTATTAAAGCTCTGCGCCTCGACACCGCTGTCTTTGAGCTCGGACTTTATGGAAGCATCCAGGTCGCGCTCACCTTTACCGTATCGACGGCCCCAGTAGACACCGACGGCATTGAGGTCTTTCGCGAGCGCCGGAATAATCTGTTCAGGGTCACCTGACCGGCAAATGAGTTTGCCGCCAAGATTTGAGATATCCGATCGCAATGACTTAAGCGATTTATCGAGCCACCAGAGTGACGCGCCGCCGAGGGAGCGCAGCTTGTCATGCTTCTCCAATATGTAGACACAGACCACATCAGCGCCTGTTTCCACAGCAGCTGCGAGGGCTGCATTATCTTTCAAGCGCAGATCGCGTCTAAGCCAGACAATGAGTTTTCTTCCCGAATGATCTGGCAGAATCGCCTCCAAAAAACGCGCATTGTTTTAGATACGCAGCAAACCGCTAACTGGATGAGTCGCAATGCATTTGTGCCGAACGCTGGCACAATCCAGTCCCAGTATCTAAAAGGCGAATCTAGGCGCAGTTTCGAGCCACAAACGCACACAGGAGAGGTCACATGAAGCAGAGGCTTGCCAGCTTGATTGAGCGTGGCCGCGGCAAGACGGTCCTATGTGTGGGCGACTTGATGCTGGACCGGTTTGTCTATGGTTCGGTGAACCGTATTTCGCCAGAGTCGCCAGTACCCGTGCTTCAAAAAAGCAGCGTGTCGGAGATGCCCGGGGGTGCTGGCAATGTCGCCAGAAACATGGCGTCGATGGGGCTCAACGTCATTCTTATCGGTTGCGTTGGCGAAGACGAGGACGGCGAACGCCTCGCCTCCGTTATGGATAGCGAGCCGGGAATCGATTCACGACTGGCGCGTTCATCGTCATTTCAGACAATCGTCAAAACCCGTTTCGTGGCCAGCAACCAGCAATTGCTGCGGGTGGACACCGAAGCCAGGGTGCCGGACATCGGGTTAACGGCGGACGTGATCATTTCGGCGATTGGAGATGCAGTGCGCGCGAAGACCTGTAGCGCCATTGTCGTTTCCGACTACGCCAAGGGGAGTGTCACGCCAGACATATTCAGAGCGTGTCTCGACATTGCTTCTGGCGTCGGCATTCCAGTTCTTGTCGATCCCAAATCTAATGATCTTGCGGTGTACCGCGGGGCTACGCTTATCAAGCCCAATGCAAACGAGCTTGCTGCGGCGACTGGCCTTTCGTGTGCCGATGACAAAGATGTCGAAGCAGCCCTGGTGGTGCTAAAGTCCAACCTACCCGAAACGAATTTTGTTGTTACGCGCGCTGAAAAAGGCATGTCGTGGATCACTGACGGGAAGGTTCATCACCGTCATGGTGAAGCGCGTGAGGTTTATGACGTTTCTGGCGCCGGCGATACCAGCATGGCAGCTATGGCGCTTGGTTATGCAGCAGACGCCGCATTGGAAGAGGCCGTTGCGCTCGCCGTCACGGCATCAGGCATCGCCGTTGGAAAGACAGGCACCGCTACAGTGTCCGCGAGCGAGATTCGAATGGCGATCGAGCCAAGACACCATCTGCTGCGTGCTCCGGTTCTGGAGCGCGGTTTACTGCAAACAAAAACTGAACAGTGGAAGTCCGATGGGCTGAGGGTCGGCTTCACGAACGGGTGCTTCGATATCCTTCATCCGGGGCATATGAAGCTCCTCGA
This window harbors:
- a CDS encoding DUF6134 family protein, with amino-acid sequence MIRMIASASAVALMCGPALADDAAPSSMSAPVAASAPSVWQPEDGDRIRFSVLRKGKDFGTHTVDFDVTDDGSFTATTNVELRAGLGPITMFKYELTSSETWKDGQLVAVRGQTNDDGDKESVSAELKNGQLSVSGTAYEGPAPAGIVASSHWNIHEAYSSALLSTENGEILDTDVTRIGTDVLTIDGQSVEATHYRLVSDLTVDLWYDEQNRWVKLGFKARGQQIDYVLEELY
- the rfaE2 gene encoding D-glycero-beta-D-manno-heptose 1-phosphate adenylyltransferase, which produces MKQRLASLIERGRGKTVLCVGDLMLDRFVYGSVNRISPESPVPVLQKSSVSEMPGGAGNVARNMASMGLNVILIGCVGEDEDGERLASVMDSEPGIDSRLARSSSFQTIVKTRFVASNQQLLRVDTEARVPDIGLTADVIISAIGDAVRAKTCSAIVVSDYAKGSVTPDIFRACLDIASGVGIPVLVDPKSNDLAVYRGATLIKPNANELAAATGLSCADDKDVEAALVVLKSNLPETNFVVTRAEKGMSWITDGKVHHRHGEAREVYDVSGAGDTSMAAMALGYAADAALEEAVALAVTASGIAVGKTGTATVSASEIRMAIEPRHHLLRAPVLERGLLQTKTEQWKSDGLRVGFTNGCFDILHPGHMKLLESARSMCDRLVVAINSDTSVKRLKGDNRPINSEHDRATIMSGINAVDAVTIFEEDTPEALIELIVPDLLVKGGDYSIETIVGADTVLKNGGEVHIVELEAGHSTTNIIERSKT
- a CDS encoding cyclopropane-fatty-acyl-phospholipid synthase family protein, which produces MTDQKNVIKATGATVRNMKDTPASFRLAGLMLLRSERGSIRFDLPDGRSIQFQGPEPGPSAVVEVHDYGFAKRALAGGDVGFAESYMDEEWSTPDLTALLEYFSANFESAGKLAVGGSVVRAINKVRHIFNRNSRSGARRNIMAHYDLGNEFYASWLDRSMTYSSGLFDRPNMDLEQAQAAKYEHIAKLIGAGPSSHVLEIGCGWGGFAEHLAKTHGSRVTCLTISEAQREFAIERMEREGLSDLVDIRLQDYRDHEGRYDGIASIEMFEAVGESYWPSFFNKVYECLKPDAKAALQIITIQDDLFPKYRKRADFIQRYIFPGGMLPSEAALKTSFTDASLRYDGVHYFGQDYARTLKIWAERFEDAWSRIQAMGFDERFRRMWRYYLSYCEAGFSNGRINVGQFQVSRA
- a CDS encoding DUF1365 domain-containing protein; protein product: MNMPPALKLHYGHTSHKRFAPFQSGFRYGVFMIDVDVDRLDEAEDQCKRFSINKSNLFSLRTAEHGSCGRQSLRAWAEAEFEKADIDAAEHQIRLITFPRHLNYKFAPISLWVAYFEGAPTGIIYEVRNTFGERHNYVAALDGKWSRHNASKQFHVSPFFDVDGTYQFSFQLADDELRLGITTIKDETPVHMASLATKAVDATDLRLWKAAIARPVSTFGVTFAIHWQAFKLWIRGAKYRPKPQGPQHSTTVAKANGESGNRRAA
- a CDS encoding cupin domain-containing protein; this translates as MTQQDTYQAFMLDYVAGALSPAMRTAATLHRLMTSEGDEAAELWEITRAELLRQSEQGSEDVSFDPDIEAALSLIHTDYDEVSWRRGVSGVHYSPRTTTGGQLMHLKPGQSLFTHGHSALEATVVLEGVFEDGLGTYVPGDIVLATPGLRHRPAAGGNSACTCYVAKESTKFWRLT
- a CDS encoding FAD-dependent oxidoreductase, which gives rise to MKKIAIIGSGISGLGAAYALRNTADVTVFEARSRAGGHAHTVSIDYDGEPMAVDMGFIVYNGLNYPNLTGFFNELDVATEASDMSFAVSNPDGFEWASTTSGIFARKRNLLRPRFHRFWRTILRFNDIARAELANGSIQAESLGFWLDQHGFSKDFQDNYILPMGGAIWSTPPGEILRYPALSFFRFFENHRLMHRERPKWRTVTGGSKSYVDKMVDQLGDRLKLSMPVKCISPFGEKVRVEFQNAPDQVFDDIILAVHSDQALNLLSERCDQQRFLLRSIKYRPNDIYLHRDSSYMPRRRAAWASWNVMGDQSDETSICLTYWMNRLQNLPVDKPLFVTLNPDIPPAGHQTFAKVTFDHPQFDAAADAAKRSLERKQGEDGIWFAGAWLGSGFHEDGLKSGLRAALSLGGEVEWAAEGVETVPLPARIKRREAAASQALS
- a CDS encoding deoxyribodipyrimidine photo-lyase gives rise to the protein MEAILPDHSGRKLIVWLRRDLRLKDNAALAAAVETGADVVCVYILEKHDKLRSLGGASLWWLDKSLKSLRSDISNLGGKLICRSGDPEQIIPALAKDLNAVGVYWGRRYGKGERDLDASIKSELKDSGVEAQSFNTMLLTEPWTIKTGAGGYYKVFTPYWRAMKDCYEAPDALPAPGSLSGQGIESDRIEDWGLHPSSPDWSTGFEDEWEPGESGAANRLSEFLDDGLRDYKSARNRPDVANGTSGLSPHLSFGEISPAQIWRSVMSKISHGFKQDDSAWTFLSEVVWREFSYVLLYYNPEMTWKNYNDKFDDMPWRSNASRLERWQNGQTGYPIVDAGMRQLWHIGWMHNRVRMIVASFLTKHLLVPWQDGETWFWDTLVDADPASNSAGWQWTAGSGADASPYFRVFNPITQGQKFDETGSYVRKWCPELKDLPDKYLHEPWAADKSILSNASVKLGETYPEPMIEHSEGRERALDAWDTLKKQQETA
- a CDS encoding cysteine synthase A, whose translation is MVLNSVLGAIGDTPLIKLRKVSEQTGCTILGKAEFLNPGQSVKDRAALGIVRDAERNGLLQPGGTIVEGTAGNTGIGLALVGSALGYKVTIVMPRTQSEEKKSAVRLLGAKLIEVDAVPYANPNNYARYSGRLAEDLAKTEPNGAIWANQFDNVANRQAHYETTGQEIWSQLDGKVDGFICAVGSGGTLAGVAQALREKKKDVKIGLADPGGAALYQYYKTGELKSEGTSITEGIGQGRITKNLEGLEIDHAYRCSDTEALNILYDLIQEEGLCLGGSAGINIAGAVRLAKELGPGHTIVTMLCDYGNRYQSKLFNPEFLKSKDLPVPPWMKD